Proteins encoded together in one Pseudomonas oryzicola window:
- the thiL gene encoding thiamine-phosphate kinase, whose product MGEFELINHYFAAAPCAQGGEGVALGIGDDCALLDLPPGEQLAVSTDTLVAGVHFPTVCDPLLLGQRSLAVAASDLAAMGATAIGFTLALTLPDVGPDWLEAYANGLSRMAHRCRMSLIGGDTTRGPLSITVTVFGRVPVGQALRRSGARPGDLLCVGGVLGKAAGALPLVLGERQAPAEQAKPLLRHYWAPMPQLTLGTWLRGRATAALDISDGLLADCGHIAKASGVAIEVNLAQVPVSADVEALLGREAALQAALSGGDDYVLAFTLPREALAPLTALGFIEVHVIGRVVEGQGVTLRDAQGLDITPAQRGYQHFRETP is encoded by the coding sequence ATGGGTGAGTTCGAACTGATCAACCATTACTTCGCCGCCGCGCCTTGTGCGCAAGGTGGCGAGGGCGTGGCGCTGGGTATCGGCGACGACTGTGCCCTGCTGGACCTTCCCCCTGGCGAGCAACTGGCGGTGTCCACCGACACCCTGGTCGCCGGGGTGCATTTCCCCACGGTTTGCGATCCGCTTCTGCTGGGGCAACGGTCGTTGGCCGTGGCGGCCAGTGACCTGGCGGCCATGGGCGCGACTGCCATAGGCTTCACCCTTGCGTTGACCTTGCCCGACGTCGGCCCCGACTGGCTCGAGGCTTACGCCAACGGCCTGAGCCGCATGGCCCACCGTTGCCGCATGAGCTTGATCGGCGGCGACACCACCCGTGGTCCGTTGAGCATAACCGTTACCGTGTTCGGCCGAGTGCCCGTTGGCCAGGCCTTACGCCGCAGTGGCGCGCGACCAGGCGACCTGCTGTGCGTTGGCGGTGTGCTGGGCAAGGCTGCCGGTGCGTTGCCGCTGGTGCTGGGTGAGCGACAGGCGCCTGCCGAGCAGGCCAAGCCGCTGCTGCGCCATTACTGGGCGCCGATGCCGCAGTTGACCCTCGGCACGTGGCTGCGAGGCCGCGCTACGGCTGCGCTGGACATCTCCGACGGCCTGCTCGCCGATTGTGGCCATATCGCCAAGGCATCCGGTGTCGCCATCGAGGTGAACCTGGCTCAGGTACCAGTGTCTGCTGATGTGGAGGCACTACTTGGTCGCGAGGCCGCGCTGCAGGCGGCGCTTAGCGGAGGCGATGATTACGTGCTGGCCTTTACCCTGCCGCGTGAAGCACTTGCGCCCCTGACGGCTCTGGGTTTCATCGAAGTACATGTCATTGGCCGCGTGGTCGAAGGGCAGGGTGTGACCTTGCGCGACGCGCAGGGCCTGGACATCACCCCCGCGCAACGCGGCTATCAACATTTCAGGGAGACACCGTGA
- a CDS encoding substrate-binding periplasmic protein produces the protein MLLSLAPWVAAAEGVPSQIHLVSEEWRDYTNADGSGVAWDVLRQVFEPAGVKVVTQAVPYSRAVGLVKRGEADAWVGSYKEENADNLYPRWHFDMDHIYALGLASKPVPALDNIGQYRLAWVRGYDFGSYLPNVQDSREVQRRESILPMLEHDRVDFYIDAAAEIDNVLGQASQPERFRRTHIAELPLYLAFARNDQAKALRDLFDKRMAELVRSGELKPIFERWQQPYPFGPGSRPQ, from the coding sequence ATGCTGCTCAGCCTTGCCCCATGGGTAGCGGCTGCCGAAGGCGTACCCAGTCAAATCCACCTGGTCAGCGAGGAGTGGCGCGACTACACCAACGCCGACGGCAGCGGGGTGGCCTGGGATGTGCTGCGCCAGGTATTCGAGCCAGCCGGGGTCAAGGTGGTGACCCAGGCCGTGCCTTATAGCCGTGCGGTCGGGCTGGTCAAACGTGGCGAGGCGGATGCCTGGGTGGGCTCGTACAAGGAAGAGAACGCTGACAACCTGTATCCGCGCTGGCACTTCGACATGGACCACATCTACGCGCTGGGCCTGGCGAGCAAGCCCGTACCTGCCCTGGATAACATCGGTCAGTACCGTCTGGCCTGGGTGCGTGGCTACGACTTCGGCAGCTACCTGCCCAATGTGCAGGATTCTCGCGAAGTGCAGCGCCGCGAAAGCATCCTGCCGATGCTCGAACATGACCGGGTGGACTTCTATATCGATGCGGCTGCCGAAATCGATAACGTGCTTGGCCAGGCTTCCCAGCCTGAGCGTTTCCGCCGCACCCACATCGCCGAACTGCCGCTGTACCTGGCCTTTGCCCGCAACGACCAGGCCAAGGCCCTGCGTGACCTGTTCGACAAGCGCATGGCCGAGCTGGTGCGCAGCGGCGAACTGAAACCGATTTTCGAACGCTGGCAGCAGCCGTATCCGTTCGGTCCGGGTAGCAGGCCGCAATAG
- the nusB gene encoding transcription antitermination factor NusB: MISDESDRFNPRDPKPADAGKPSKSAKRREARKLATQALYQWHMAQHSLNEIEAQFRVDNDFSDVDGAYFREILHGVPAIKSEIDSALKPCLDLPLEELDPVELAVLRLSTWEFIKRVDVPYRVVINEGVELAKVFGATDGHKFVNGVLDKLAPNLREAEVKANKR, from the coding sequence GTGATTAGCGACGAAAGCGATCGTTTCAACCCGCGCGATCCAAAACCTGCGGATGCCGGCAAGCCGTCGAAGAGCGCCAAGCGTCGCGAAGCCCGCAAGCTCGCGACCCAGGCGCTGTACCAGTGGCACATGGCGCAGCATTCGCTGAACGAGATCGAAGCGCAATTCCGGGTCGATAACGATTTTTCCGATGTTGATGGCGCTTATTTCCGCGAGATCCTGCATGGGGTCCCGGCGATCAAGAGCGAAATCGACAGCGCCCTGAAGCCCTGCCTGGACCTGCCACTGGAAGAGCTCGACCCGGTCGAGCTGGCCGTGCTGCGCCTGTCCACCTGGGAGTTCATCAAGCGCGTCGACGTACCGTACCGCGTGGTGATCAACGAGGGTGTCGAGCTGGCCAAGGTCTTCGGTGCCACCGACGGTCACAAGTTCGTCAACGGTGTGCTGGACAAGCTGGCGCCGAACCTGCGCGAAGCAGAAGTCAAGGCGAACAAGCGCTGA
- the ribA gene encoding GTP cyclohydrolase II has translation MPVVFVAASKLPTPFATFTMHGFLDEATGREHVVLSLGDIADGQPVLGRLHSECLTGDALFSQRCDCGSQLEAALQAIAREGRGVLLYLRQEGRGIGLLNKIRAYELQDGGADTVEANERLGFAADQRDYAMCLPMLEHLGVKSLRLMTNNPRKVKALTDMNIVVAERVPLHTGHNPHNRYYLATKAGKLGHMLGNEHQGEVPQA, from the coding sequence GTGCCCGTCGTCTTTGTTGCCGCCTCTAAACTCCCGACTCCCTTCGCGACCTTCACCATGCATGGTTTCCTCGACGAAGCCACCGGGCGTGAGCATGTGGTGCTCAGCCTGGGAGACATCGCGGACGGCCAGCCGGTGCTAGGGCGCCTGCACTCCGAGTGCCTGACCGGCGATGCCCTGTTCAGCCAGCGCTGTGACTGTGGCTCGCAACTGGAAGCGGCGTTGCAGGCCATCGCCCGCGAGGGCCGCGGCGTGCTGCTGTACCTGCGCCAGGAAGGCCGTGGTATCGGCCTGCTGAACAAGATCCGCGCCTATGAACTGCAGGATGGCGGCGCCGATACCGTCGAGGCCAACGAGCGCCTGGGCTTCGCCGCCGACCAGCGCGACTACGCCATGTGCCTGCCGATGCTGGAGCATCTGGGCGTGAAGTCGCTGCGTCTGATGACCAACAACCCGCGCAAGGTCAAAGCCCTGACCGACATGAACATCGTCGTCGCCGAGCGCGTGCCGCTGCACACCGGGCACAACCCGCACAACCGCTACTACCTGGCGACCAAGGCCGGCAAGCTCGGTCACATGCTGGGTAATGAGCACCAGGGCGAGGTGCCCCAGGCGTGA
- a CDS encoding DUF3077 domain-containing protein — translation MTTDDTQFTVGKTTFYQGENGTHPLFRIEPGIPCRDAREQASELMGYVRELTITGLMDDAELGMKH, via the coding sequence ATGACTACCGACGACACCCAGTTCACCGTCGGCAAGACCACCTTCTACCAAGGCGAAAACGGCACCCACCCACTGTTCCGCATCGAGCCCGGCATCCCTTGCAGGGACGCCCGCGAGCAGGCCTCGGAATTGATGGGCTATGTCCGCGAGCTGACCATCACCGGCCTGATGGATGATGCTGAGCTAGGCATGAAGCACTGA
- the dxs gene encoding 1-deoxy-D-xylulose-5-phosphate synthase — protein MPTTFQEIPRERPVTPLLDRADTPAGLRRLAEADLETLADELRQELLYTVGQTGGHFGAGLGVIELTIALHYVFDTPDDRLVWDVGHQAYPHKILTGRRKRMLSLRQKDGIAAFPRRSESEYDTFGVGHSSTSISAALGMAIAARLQNSARKSIAVIGDGALTAGMAFEALNHAQEVNADMLVILNDNDMSISRNVGGLSNYLAKILSSRTYASMREGSKKVLSRLPGAWEIARRTEEYAKGMLVPGTLFEELGWNYIGPIDGHDLPTMIATLRNMRDLKGPQFLHVVTKKGKGFAPAELDPIGYHAITKLEPADKPAAPKKASGPKYSAVFGQWLCDMAAADNRLVGITPAMKEGSDLVAFSERYPERYFDVAIAEQHAVTLAAGMACEGSKPVVAIYSTFLQRAYDQLIHDVAVQNLDVLFAIDRAGLVGEDGPTHAGSYDLSYLRCIPGMLVMTPSDENELRKMLSTGHLYNGPAAVRYPRGTGPNAPISGDLEPLEIGKGVVRRQGAKVALLVFGVQLAEAMQVAEQINATVVDMRFVKPLDEALVLELAASHELLVTIEENAIMGGAGAAVGEFLANEAVVKPLLHLGLPDIYVEHAKPAQMLAECGLDAAGIEASVKARMARLGL, from the coding sequence ATGCCCACGACGTTTCAAGAGATCCCCCGCGAACGCCCGGTCACGCCGTTGCTCGACCGCGCTGACACGCCTGCCGGCCTGCGCCGGCTGGCCGAAGCCGACCTGGAGACCCTGGCCGACGAACTGCGCCAGGAACTGCTCTACACCGTGGGCCAGACCGGTGGGCATTTTGGTGCCGGCCTGGGCGTCATCGAGCTGACCATCGCCCTGCACTACGTCTTCGACACCCCGGACGACCGGCTGGTGTGGGACGTCGGCCACCAGGCCTACCCGCACAAGATCCTCACCGGGCGTCGCAAGCGCATGCTCAGCCTGCGCCAGAAAGACGGCATCGCCGCCTTCCCACGCCGCAGCGAGAGCGAGTACGACACCTTCGGCGTCGGCCATTCCAGCACCTCGATCAGCGCCGCGCTGGGCATGGCCATTGCCGCTCGCCTGCAAAACAGCGCTCGCAAATCGATTGCGGTGATTGGTGATGGCGCGCTGACAGCCGGCATGGCCTTCGAGGCGTTGAACCACGCCCAGGAAGTCAACGCCGACATGCTGGTGATCCTCAACGACAACGACATGTCGATTTCGCGCAATGTCGGCGGTCTGTCCAACTACCTGGCCAAGATCCTCTCCAGCCGCACCTACGCGAGCATGCGCGAAGGCAGCAAGAAAGTGCTGTCGCGCCTGCCAGGCGCCTGGGAAATCGCCCGCCGTACCGAGGAGTACGCCAAGGGCATGCTGGTGCCGGGCACGCTGTTCGAAGAGCTGGGCTGGAACTACATCGGCCCGATCGACGGCCATGACCTGCCAACCATGATCGCCACCCTGCGCAACATGCGTGACCTCAAGGGCCCGCAGTTCCTGCACGTGGTCACCAAGAAGGGCAAGGGCTTCGCCCCGGCCGAACTCGACCCGATCGGCTATCACGCCATTACCAAGCTGGAACCGGCGGACAAGCCCGCAGCGCCGAAAAAAGCCAGCGGCCCCAAGTATTCCGCCGTGTTCGGCCAGTGGCTGTGCGACATGGCCGCTGCCGACAATCGCCTGGTGGGCATTACCCCGGCGATGAAGGAAGGTTCCGACCTGGTCGCTTTCAGCGAACGCTACCCGGAGCGCTACTTCGACGTGGCGATTGCCGAACAGCATGCCGTGACCCTGGCGGCCGGCATGGCTTGCGAGGGCAGCAAGCCGGTGGTGGCGATCTATTCCACCTTCCTGCAGCGCGCCTATGACCAACTGATCCACGATGTGGCGGTGCAGAACCTCGACGTACTGTTCGCCATTGACCGCGCCGGCCTGGTCGGCGAAGACGGCCCTACCCACGCAGGCAGCTATGACCTGTCCTACCTGCGCTGTATCCCCGGCATGCTGGTGATGACCCCGAGCGACGAGAACGAACTGCGCAAGATGCTCAGCACCGGCCACCTGTACAACGGCCCGGCGGCGGTGCGCTACCCGCGCGGTACCGGCCCCAATGCACCGATCAGCGGTGACCTGGAACCGCTGGAGATCGGCAAGGGCGTAGTGCGTCGCCAGGGCGCGAAAGTCGCCTTGCTGGTGTTTGGCGTGCAGCTGGCCGAAGCCATGCAAGTGGCTGAGCAAATCAACGCCACGGTGGTCGACATGCGCTTCGTCAAGCCGCTGGACGAGGCGCTGGTGCTGGAACTGGCCGCTAGCCATGAACTGCTGGTGACCATCGAAGAGAACGCCATCATGGGCGGTGCGGGTGCAGCGGTGGGCGAGTTCCTGGCCAACGAGGCGGTCGTGAAACCGCTGCTGCATCTGGGGCTGCCGGACATCTATGTCGAGCATGCCAAGCCCGCGCAAATGCTGGCTGAATGCGGGCTGGATGCCGCCGGAATCGAGGCTTCGGTGAAGGCTCGAATGGCCAGGCTCGGGCTGTAA
- the ispA gene encoding (2E,6E)-farnesyl diphosphate synthase — MIGTYQASCQARVDAALEPLFVAPTRELERLYAAMRYSVMNGGKRVRPLLVYAACEALGAPAEQANGAACAVELIHAYSLVHDDLPAMDDDDLRRGQPTTHKAFDEACAILAGDGLQSLAFSALLDPHLSPQADSTRLAMVQALAKAAGPAGMVGGQAIDLGSVGLKLDQQALEFMHRHKTGALIEASVRLGALASARAAQTQLDALQAYAQAIGLAFQVQDDILDVESDTATLGKRQGADIARDKPTYPALLGLEAAKAYAVELRDQALVALDGFGEKAEPLRALARYIVERRN; from the coding sequence ATGATCGGCACCTACCAGGCCAGTTGCCAGGCGCGGGTCGACGCTGCACTCGAGCCGTTGTTCGTCGCCCCGACCCGGGAGCTCGAGCGCCTCTACGCCGCCATGCGCTACAGCGTGATGAACGGCGGCAAGCGCGTGCGCCCATTGCTGGTCTATGCCGCCTGCGAAGCCCTGGGGGCCCCGGCTGAACAGGCCAACGGCGCGGCCTGTGCGGTGGAACTCATCCACGCCTACTCGCTGGTGCATGACGACCTGCCGGCCATGGACGACGACGACCTGCGCCGGGGCCAGCCAACCACTCACAAGGCATTTGACGAAGCCTGTGCCATCCTTGCCGGCGACGGTTTGCAGAGCCTGGCCTTCAGCGCCCTGCTCGACCCGCACCTGAGCCCGCAGGCCGACAGCACCCGCCTGGCCATGGTCCAGGCGCTGGCCAAGGCCGCCGGCCCGGCAGGCATGGTCGGCGGCCAGGCCATCGACCTCGGCTCGGTGGGCCTGAAGCTGGACCAGCAGGCGCTGGAATTCATGCACCGGCACAAGACCGGTGCGCTGATCGAAGCCAGCGTGCGCCTGGGTGCCCTGGCCAGCGCCCGCGCCGCACAGACGCAACTGGATGCCTTGCAGGCCTATGCCCAGGCCATCGGCCTGGCGTTCCAGGTGCAGGACGACATCCTCGACGTGGAAAGCGACACCGCCACCCTAGGCAAGCGCCAGGGCGCCGACATCGCCCGCGACAAGCCGACCTACCCGGCGCTGCTGGGTCTGGAAGCGGCCAAGGCCTATGCAGTCGAACTGCGCGACCAGGCGCTGGTCGCACTGGATGGTTTTGGCGAAAAAGCCGAGCCGCTGCGGGCCTTGGCGCGCTACATCGTCGAACGCCGCAACTGA
- the ribH gene encoding 6,7-dimethyl-8-ribityllumazine synthase: protein MTLKTIEGTFIAPKGRYALVVGRFNSFVVESLVSGAVDALVRHGVSESDITIIRAPGAFEIPLVAQKVAQQGAYDAIIALGAVIRGGTPHFEYVAGECTKGLAQVSMEFGVPVAFGVLTVDSIEQAIERSGTKAGNKGAEAALSALEMVSLLAQLEAK from the coding sequence ATGACCCTGAAGACCATCGAAGGTACCTTCATCGCCCCCAAAGGTCGCTATGCTTTGGTGGTTGGCCGCTTCAACAGCTTCGTTGTCGAAAGCCTGGTAAGCGGTGCCGTTGATGCCCTGGTACGCCACGGTGTCAGCGAAAGCGACATCACCATCATCCGTGCCCCGGGCGCGTTCGAAATCCCGCTGGTGGCACAGAAAGTCGCCCAGCAAGGCGCCTACGACGCGATCATCGCCCTGGGCGCAGTGATCCGTGGCGGTACCCCGCACTTCGAATACGTGGCGGGCGAATGCACCAAGGGCCTGGCCCAGGTGTCCATGGAGTTCGGTGTTCCGGTGGCCTTCGGCGTGCTGACCGTCGACTCCATCGAGCAAGCCATCGAGCGTTCCGGCACCAAGGCCGGTAACAAAGGTGCTGAAGCTGCCCTGTCCGCTCTGGAAATGGTCAGCCTGCTGGCGCAGTTGGAGGCCAAGTGA
- a CDS encoding c-type cytochrome, giving the protein MKKTITTLVMAGAVTSAAVLGAAYSGLVNVGADDPHFPAVHAFLAMARERSIAVRANDIEVPDLQDEALIRTGAGNYNAMCIGCHLAPGVEKTELSQALYPSPPNLATSGISGDPAAAFWTIKHGIKASGMPAWGKSMADEYIWGIVAFLDQLPKLGPQQYNALVASSSGHQHGGGESEMHNHEGQHGNHVPERAGHHAMGGSEAHHPAPGNPVPKTHTHRDGKEHVHGN; this is encoded by the coding sequence ATGAAGAAAACAATAACAACGCTTGTTATGGCCGGCGCGGTTACCAGCGCGGCGGTGCTGGGTGCAGCCTACTCCGGCCTGGTCAACGTCGGCGCCGATGACCCTCATTTCCCTGCCGTGCATGCCTTTCTGGCCATGGCCCGGGAGCGTTCCATTGCGGTACGTGCCAACGACATCGAAGTGCCAGACCTGCAAGACGAAGCCCTGATCCGTACCGGTGCGGGTAATTACAATGCCATGTGCATCGGCTGCCACCTGGCGCCAGGCGTGGAGAAAACCGAGCTCAGCCAGGCGCTGTACCCCTCGCCGCCCAACCTGGCCACCAGCGGCATCAGCGGCGACCCTGCCGCAGCGTTCTGGACCATCAAGCACGGCATCAAGGCCTCCGGCATGCCGGCCTGGGGCAAAAGCATGGCTGACGAATATATCTGGGGCATCGTGGCCTTCCTCGACCAGTTGCCCAAGCTCGGCCCCCAGCAGTACAACGCGCTGGTAGCGAGCAGTAGCGGCCACCAGCATGGCGGTGGCGAAAGCGAAATGCACAACCATGAAGGCCAGCACGGCAACCACGTGCCTGAGCGCGCAGGCCACCATGCGATGGGCGGTTCAGAAGCGCATCATCCGGCACCCGGCAACCCGGTTCCGAAGACACATACGCACCGTGATGGTAAAGAGCATGTCCATGGGAACTGA
- a CDS encoding exodeoxyribonuclease VII small subunit — translation MARKKASLDFEQSLADLQALVERLENGELSLEESLAAFEQGIALTRDCQSALAQAEQKVQILLERDGELAAQPFDAEPEA, via the coding sequence ATGGCCCGCAAAAAAGCCTCCCTCGATTTCGAGCAATCCCTCGCAGACCTGCAAGCACTGGTCGAGCGCCTGGAGAACGGCGAATTGTCGCTGGAAGAATCGCTGGCCGCCTTCGAACAAGGCATCGCCCTGACCCGTGATTGCCAGAGCGCCCTGGCCCAGGCCGAGCAGAAGGTGCAGATCCTGCTGGAACGCGATGGCGAGCTGGCCGCCCAGCCCTTCGACGCGGAGCCGGAAGCATGA
- the ribB gene encoding 3,4-dihydroxy-2-butanone-4-phosphate synthase, translated as MSTQHHLQFPNVAAAIAAFQAGRPVLLLDDDDREDEADIIAAAENISLQTMAMMIRDCSGIVCLCLDEATVDELQLAPMVQNNQARHGTGFTVTIEAAEGITTGVSAQDRITTIGAALRSTAEQRHIVSPGHVFPLRARNGGVLTRRGHTEGSVDLARLAGLRPAAVLCELMNPDGSMARGEQVAVYARQYNLPLLTIEELAQYREAMLELEAEPA; from the coding sequence ATGTCCACCCAGCACCACCTGCAATTCCCCAATGTTGCCGCCGCCATCGCCGCCTTCCAGGCCGGGCGCCCTGTACTGCTGCTCGACGATGACGACCGCGAGGACGAAGCGGACATCATTGCCGCCGCCGAGAACATTTCACTGCAGACCATGGCCATGATGATTCGCGATTGCAGCGGCATCGTCTGCCTGTGCCTGGACGAAGCCACCGTCGACGAGCTGCAGCTGGCACCGATGGTGCAGAACAACCAGGCCCGCCATGGCACCGGCTTCACCGTCACCATCGAGGCGGCTGAGGGGATCACCACCGGGGTTTCCGCCCAGGACCGCATCACCACCATTGGCGCGGCACTGCGCTCTACCGCCGAGCAGCGCCATATCGTCAGCCCGGGCCATGTCTTCCCGTTGCGTGCGCGCAACGGCGGGGTGCTGACCCGCCGTGGGCACACCGAAGGTTCGGTGGACCTGGCGCGCCTGGCCGGCCTGCGCCCGGCGGCGGTGCTGTGCGAGCTGATGAACCCTGATGGCAGCATGGCCCGCGGCGAGCAGGTGGCGGTGTATGCGCGGCAGTACAATTTGCCGCTGCTGACCATCGAGGAACTGGCGCAGTACCGTGAAGCGATGCTGGAGCTGGAAGCCGAGCCAGCCTGA
- a CDS encoding MFS transporter, giving the protein MTRAEVKRRLALAWWQYLAVGLVPLPVMAWAFGGGDALVPVLAMPLFIGGAATMFLSLPRFAAYKRALIATSRVLGTGEEPAAWIELARVRRLAMLYACFPAWVAALSVLVGLEAVPQILLALSTVVVLYLYRIPRQLG; this is encoded by the coding sequence GTGACGCGCGCCGAGGTCAAGCGGCGCCTGGCGCTGGCCTGGTGGCAATACCTGGCGGTGGGCCTGGTGCCGCTGCCGGTCATGGCCTGGGCGTTTGGCGGTGGTGATGCGCTGGTGCCGGTGCTGGCCATGCCGTTGTTCATTGGTGGCGCGGCGACCATGTTCCTCAGCCTGCCGCGCTTCGCAGCCTACAAGCGTGCGTTGATTGCCACATCCCGGGTGCTGGGTACTGGCGAAGAGCCTGCCGCCTGGATCGAGTTGGCGCGGGTACGGCGCCTGGCCATGCTGTATGCCTGCTTCCCCGCCTGGGTCGCCGCGCTGTCGGTGCTGGTCGGTCTGGAGGCGGTGCCGCAGATCCTGCTGGCGTTGTCCACCGTGGTGGTGCTCTACCTCTATCGCATTCCGCGCCAGCTCGGCTGA
- a CDS encoding phosphatidylglycerophosphatase A family protein: protein MTDHPNQVPAEFVPPSVWRNPWHFIAFGFGSGTLPKAPGTWGSLVAIPFIPLWQMLPDWGYWLLLGVSMLFGFWLCGKVATDLRVHDHEGIVWDEIVGMWITLWLVPEGWQWLLAGFLMFRFFDILKPWPIRWVDRHVHGGVGIMLDDILAGVFAWLGMQVLVWAVA, encoded by the coding sequence GTGACCGATCACCCCAACCAGGTGCCTGCGGAGTTCGTTCCGCCTTCGGTCTGGCGCAACCCGTGGCACTTCATTGCCTTCGGCTTCGGCTCCGGCACCTTGCCCAAGGCCCCGGGTACCTGGGGATCGCTGGTCGCTATCCCGTTCATCCCGCTGTGGCAGATGCTGCCCGACTGGGGCTACTGGCTGCTGCTCGGCGTGAGCATGCTGTTCGGTTTCTGGCTGTGCGGCAAGGTCGCCACTGACCTGCGTGTGCATGACCATGAAGGCATCGTCTGGGACGAAATCGTCGGCATGTGGATAACCCTCTGGCTGGTGCCGGAAGGCTGGCAATGGTTGCTGGCTGGGTTCCTGATGTTCCGCTTCTTCGACATCCTCAAGCCGTGGCCGATCCGCTGGGTCGACCGCCACGTGCACGGGGGTGTCGGGATCATGCTCGACGATATCCTGGCCGGTGTTTTCGCCTGGCTGGGCATGCAGGTGCTGGTGTGGGCGGTTGCCTGA
- a CDS encoding RtcB family protein: MDILQVAGGKPVKLWTDGVPVEDDARRQLLNTARMPFIFKHLAVMPDVHLGKGSTIGSVIPTVGAIIPAAVGVDIGCGMIAARTSLHARDLPDHLHGLRSAIEQAVPHGKTFGKRDQGAWADVPAQADKAWGRLAERFKAITDKYPRLEMTNNRHHLGTLGGGNHFIEVCLDEADRVWFMLHSGSRGVGNAIGNLFIELAQADMRQHLANLPDKDLAYFEEGSRHFADYVEAVEWAQDYARQNRELMLLAVVGAARKVLGKPFEASLEAVNCHHNYVQREQHFGREVLVTRKGAVSAQKGQLGIIPGSMGARSFIVRGLGNEDSFCSCSHGAGRVMSRTKAKSRFTVEDQRRATAHVECRKDKEVIDEIPMAYKDIDAVMRAQQELVEVVHTLRQVVCVKG, from the coding sequence ATGGACATTCTCCAGGTTGCCGGCGGCAAGCCGGTCAAGTTATGGACCGACGGCGTGCCGGTCGAAGACGACGCCCGTCGGCAATTGCTCAATACGGCCAGGATGCCGTTCATCTTCAAGCACCTGGCGGTGATGCCGGACGTGCACCTGGGCAAAGGTTCGACCATCGGCAGCGTGATCCCCACCGTTGGCGCGATCATCCCCGCGGCGGTAGGGGTAGACATCGGCTGCGGCATGATCGCTGCGCGCACCTCGCTGCACGCCCGCGACCTGCCGGACCATCTGCACGGCCTGCGCAGCGCCATCGAGCAGGCGGTGCCGCATGGCAAGACGTTCGGCAAACGTGACCAGGGTGCCTGGGCCGATGTGCCGGCCCAGGCCGACAAGGCCTGGGGGCGGCTGGCCGAGCGCTTCAAGGCCATTACCGACAAGTACCCGCGCCTGGAGATGACCAATAACCGCCATCACCTGGGCACGCTGGGCGGTGGCAACCACTTCATCGAGGTTTGCCTGGACGAGGCCGACCGTGTCTGGTTCATGCTGCACAGCGGCTCGCGGGGTGTGGGCAATGCCATTGGCAACCTGTTCATCGAACTGGCCCAGGCCGACATGCGCCAGCACCTGGCCAACCTGCCGGACAAGGATCTGGCGTATTTCGAGGAAGGCAGCCGCCATTTCGCCGACTACGTCGAAGCTGTGGAGTGGGCGCAGGACTACGCCCGGCAGAACCGCGAGCTGATGCTGCTGGCGGTGGTCGGTGCAGCCCGCAAGGTGCTGGGCAAACCGTTCGAGGCCAGCCTGGAAGCGGTGAACTGCCACCACAATTATGTGCAGCGCGAGCAGCATTTTGGCCGCGAAGTGCTGGTGACGCGCAAGGGCGCGGTGTCGGCGCAGAAAGGGCAGCTGGGTATCATTCCTGGGTCGATGGGGGCCAGGAGCTTCATCGTGCGTGGGCTGGGTAATGAGGATTCGTTCTGTTCCTGCAGCCATGGCGCCGGCCGGGTGATGAGCCGGACCAAGGCCAAGAGCCGCTTCACCGTGGAGGACCAGCGCCGGGCCACCGCGCATGTGGAATGCCGCAAGGACAAGGAGGTGATTGACGAGATCCCGATGGCCTACAAGGACATCGATGCGGTGATGCGCGCGCAGCAGGAACTGGTGGAGGTGGTGCACACCCTGCGCCAGGTGGTGTGTGTGAAGGGCTGA